The nucleotide sequence AGATCAAGCCGGTCCAGTTCGGTTGCGAGCTTGGCGCTGCCTAGGAGCACGCCATTTGGCGTTGCGTCCTTGAGCTGCTGTACGCCGGGACGCAAGTTGCCCACGATGTGGTGGCTGTTGGCCCAAGGAAAGTCATTTCGCATCGATGACACCACGTACTTCCGCTTGGCCTGTAGTTTGACCGCCCATTCGCGCATCGCCGGCGGCGCCTCCATCTCGCCGCGGGCGACCGCTGGCCAGTAGCTTTCCATCATCTCGTAGGTGACGCGCCCCCACAGCATCGCCCCGCTCTCGTCCATGAGACGGGTGAAGAAGGCGTGTGTCTCGTCGTCGGCGATTCCTTCTTGGTGGTCGACGCAGCCGTCCAGTGTGAGGTTGATGCTGAAGGTCAGGATTCCCATGAAGTCCTCTGCCGGAGATACACGACAAGCTGCGCGCAGTCTAGCTGGAAGGGAGCGAGTGCAATTCGCAAAGTGCCCATGCTGAGTCGCGTGACTTTCCATCAATTATAAAGTGTCAGCTAACCATCGCAGCTTGTCTTTCAATACGAAGTCCGACCGCTGCTGCCCTAACTGGCGCGAGGGAAAGCGAAGTCAATCCAACTTTCGGCATGGCGACAAAAGTGCCTCGAGCGCCGCAGCCGTGCCAGAAGTTGCAATGTCTGGGTGCATTGCATGCGCGCAATGATCGTAGTTAGGTCAATGTCCGGCTGTGCTGCCAACTGACGCTGCGGAGATCGACGGGCACCCGGTTTCAGCGATCCGTCTAGCGCGGCCTGCAATGCATCCGCAATCCGCAAAGAAACTGACCGGCCGCGCACGACCAATCACGGCAAGCGGATCGGCAAATTTTCATCTTGCCTGGTTTGAAACTAGGACAGTTTGTCTCAGGGGTGAGAAAAAGCCCTCATGTAAAATGCCCTGGGACGTGCAGCAACATCATCTTCACATGGCAGTCGCTGACGTTTTCTGCGCTCTCAACTGCATTCGGCGATTCGCCATGCTGGATGCGATTGTTATTTGATGGGTAGATGTAATGAAAGATGCAAGCAGGATATAGGAACGCTTGGCCCCACTGACTAAGCCGGAACGCCCAATAGCACTCGACCATATTGCTCTGGCAATGCGTGTCTGCACCTACGCCATACACATGACGCGACTCGGTTCTGACCGCGTTCGTGATGAACTTGCCCTTTGCTCAAGAACCACACTCGATGTTGGCGAGCGAAATAACCAGGCAACTGGCTTCGCTGGTTTGCGCAAACAAGGAAGCTGGGGAAGCAGCGTTTCGGGGCAGTGCTCCTCACGATAGACAGTGTCAAGTAACAGCCTGGAAATACGCAAAAAATGGAATGGATTCCTATAGTCCTGGTGACATTCAAGGTACTGGTGTTGGCCATGGGCATGTTCTTCGCCATCAAGTGGCATTACGATCAGGGGAAGAAGCCGGATGAGGAGAGGCGCGCAGTGCTGCGCGCAGCCGGCAAGGTAGCCGCAGTCTTCGTGCTATCAGCCTTAGGCCTGGGCATCGCCACCTTCGTGCTTATTCGGATGCTCGGTTTGGACTGGATGCTTGGTTCAAGCTTTTAATCGGCAAGCGATCAGGCATTGCGTTCAGGTAATTCATGGCGCTTGTCTTACGCATTGGCAGATTGCCGCTGGATTTGCGTTGGCGCCCTGTTTTCGGCGCGGGTCTGCTCGGTGTCATTTAATTGACGGTGTCCGACATGAGGCGCGCTACCGGACACCGGATGTGGTGATAAATGAGACCGCAGCGGCGCCCGACCTTAGCGCGTATCAATGGCAGCAGCAGCCTGAAAGTCAGAATGCTGTGCGAACACGTCGCTCACCCACGCGATGAAGGCGCGCACCTTGGGCGCCGATGACCTGCCCTGCGGATAGAGCAGCGACACCGGCATTGCTGCGGGACGCCACTGCGGCAGCACTTCCACCAGCGCGCCGGACGCCAGGTGCGCCGCCACCTGATAGCGCGCCGCCTGGATCAGGCCCAGCCCCTGCAGGCCGCAGCTGACATAGGCGTCGGCATCGTCGACCGCGATGGGGCCTTTCATTTTGACCGGCACAACCCGGCCATCGACCACGAAGTCCAGGTCCAGCGCACGCCCGGTGCGGCCTGACAGGTGCACCACGGTCACATGCCGCTCCAGATCGTCGAGACCGGCCGGCGTGCCATGGCGCTGCAGATAGGACGGCGCCGCGCAGCTGGCAAATTGCATCGAGCCGATCCGGCGGCCGACCAGCGATGAGTTCAGCAGGTCGCCCACGCGCAGCGCGCAGTCCACGCCCTGGCTGGTCAGGTCAACCAGCCTGTCGCCCAGGCTCAGCACCAGTTCGATTCCCGGATACAGCGCCATGAAGCGGCCCAGTTGCGGCAGCACCAGATTTCTGCCCAGTGCGCCCGGCAGGTCCACCCGCAGCTTGCCGCTGGGGCCGTTTGCAGCCTGTAGACGGAATGCGTTTTCCGCATCGTCGATTTCGCCAAGGATACGCAGGCACGTGTCGAAGTATTCGGCGCCGTCGGGCGTCAGAGAGATACGCCGCGTCGTGCGATGCAGGAGCCGCGTGCCAAGGTAAGCCTCGAGGTTTTGCATGGTCGCGGTCAGCGACGCGCGTGGCAGGTTGAGGGTCTCTGCTGCCTTTGAAAAACTGTTCGCTTCAACAATCCGCACAAAAGTTTGCATCGCCTTGAGCCGGTCCACGGTCTTCCCCCGCCTAGCCTATTGTTCATAAAAACCGAATCGTAAATAGGCATTATGCAGTAATTATCTTTATTGCCAACCGACTTAGACTTGGCGCCATCAATCCGACAGTCACTTTTTTGAAAGGTCAGGCCATGTCACCATTACCCATCGCTACCGATACCAGCAGGCTGCTTTCACCGGTCCGGCTCTTCCTGTTCGCGTTGGCAGCCGGCGTCCTCGTCGCCAACCTGTATTACGTTCAGCCGCTGACGGCCATGCTGGCTGCGTCGTTTCATATCAGGCTCAGTTGGGCCGGTTACTTGGTCACGACGACCCAGATCGGCTACGTGCTGGGCGTGTTCCTGCTGGTGCCGTTGAGCGATGTCCTCAACCGCCGCTCCCTGCTTTCGATGATGCTGGGCGCGAACGTCGCCTCGCTGGCGCTCGCTGCGCTCAGCCCAAACTTCACGGTATTCGCCCTTGCCGGACTGTTCACCGGCATTTCATCCAGCGCGGTCATGGTCATCACGTCAATGGTCGCATCGTATGCGCCGGACCAGAGCCGCGGCCGCATGGTGGGCAGCGTCATGACCGGTCTGTTGCTCGGCATCCTGCTGGCGCGCACCGTCGCCGGCGCCGTCGCCACTGTTAGCGGCGGCTGGCGTTCGATGTACGTGATCGCCGCACTCGGTGTGGCCATATTGCTGGTCGTGCTGCGGCAGATCCTGCCGGCGGAAGCGCCGCGCGGCAAACTGGAATACGTCAAGCTACTGCATTCGCTTACCGACATCGTCCGCGCCGAGCCGCTGCTGCGCCAGCGTGCGCTGTTCTCCGCGCTCGGACTCGGCACCTTCAGCATTTTTTGGACCGGCTTGACCTTTCTGCTCTCCGGCGCGCCCTACCATTACGGCGAAGCGCAGATCGGCTTGTTTGGCCTGGTCGGCGCCGCCGGTGCGCTTGCCGCCAATACCGTCGGCCGGCTCACCGACCGGGGCCATGGCAATGCTGCGACCTGGGCGCTAGCCCTGCTGACGCTGGCGTCGTGGGTGTTCATTGGCTTTGGTGGCCACACGCTCGTCGCCTTGCTGGCTGGCGTGCTACTGCTGGACATCGGCGTGATGGGACTGCAGGTGGCTCATCAGTCCGTCATCTATCAGCTTGCGCCGCAGGCGCGCGCCCGCATCACTACCGTCTTCATCGGCTCAGGCTTCATCGGCGCGGCTGCCGGATCGGGCATTGCAAGCGCCAGCTTTGCCGCGGGCGGCTGGTTCGGGCTTACCCTCGCCGGCGCGGCAATGCCGCTGGCAACGCTGCTGCTTTGGGCGGGTTATAGGCTGCCGAAATTCCGCGGACTTAGCGTTGCGCGCCCCAGAGATCTTCCTTGATCCATATGTATCGCCAAATGCCCTTCTAAAGTCTGCTTCCAGTGTGAACTTTCGGTTTTCGGAAGCAGACAATCGCAGTGAGTGGTGGCAGGGTCTGCCGGACGTCAATAGCAGGATGGCGCTGTCGATTCTGCTGGCCTGCGCTGTTGTCCTGGGATTGATCAACATCGCGTCGAAATCGATGCGCACGCAGGTCGCGCCGATAGTTCAGCCAGAGCTTCCGGTTGCGCCTGTCATCCAGCCACCCCGATGCCGACGCGAGTGCCCGTCACGGCCATGCCTGTACCCCAAGTTCACTTGCCCGATGCGGGCCAGTCATCCCAAGTCTTTAAATGCACCGTCAATGGAAGGACCGTGTATGCCGACTCACCCTGCGGCGCGCCGACCCAGACCAGGCGCCTGGCCTTGTGCGA is from Noviherbaspirillum sp. L7-7A and encodes:
- a CDS encoding LysR family transcriptional regulator, translating into MQTFVRIVEANSFSKAAETLNLPRASLTATMQNLEAYLGTRLLHRTTRRISLTPDGAEYFDTCLRILGEIDDAENAFRLQAANGPSGKLRVDLPGALGRNLVLPQLGRFMALYPGIELVLSLGDRLVDLTSQGVDCALRVGDLLNSSLVGRRIGSMQFASCAAPSYLQRHGTPAGLDDLERHVTVVHLSGRTGRALDLDFVVDGRVVPVKMKGPIAVDDADAYVSCGLQGLGLIQAARYQVAAHLASGALVEVLPQWRPAAMPVSLLYPQGRSSAPKVRAFIAWVSDVFAQHSDFQAAAAIDTR
- a CDS encoding MFS transporter, which encodes MKGQAMSPLPIATDTSRLLSPVRLFLFALAAGVLVANLYYVQPLTAMLAASFHIRLSWAGYLVTTTQIGYVLGVFLLVPLSDVLNRRSLLSMMLGANVASLALAALSPNFTVFALAGLFTGISSSAVMVITSMVASYAPDQSRGRMVGSVMTGLLLGILLARTVAGAVATVSGGWRSMYVIAALGVAILLVVLRQILPAEAPRGKLEYVKLLHSLTDIVRAEPLLRQRALFSALGLGTFSIFWTGLTFLLSGAPYHYGEAQIGLFGLVGAAGALAANTVGRLTDRGHGNAATWALALLTLASWVFIGFGGHTLVALLAGVLLLDIGVMGLQVAHQSVIYQLAPQARARITTVFIGSGFIGAAAGSGIASASFAAGGWFGLTLAGAAMPLATLLLWAGYRLPKFRGLSVARPRDLP
- a CDS encoding dihydrofolate reductase family protein, with product MGILTFSINLTLDGCVDHQEGIADDETHAFFTRLMDESGAMLWGRVTYEMMESYWPAVARGEMEAPPAMREWAVKLQAKRKYVVSSMRNDFPWANSHHIVGNLRPGVQQLKDATPNGVLLGSAKLATELDRLDL